The sequence TGCAGAAGGAGCACGATTGATAATATAACAAGCTGTAGAGATAGCCTCAGCCCAAAATTTGTTGAACTCGTCATTACAAAATTCCAAGCCATTATCTGTTCTAAGCCACTTGACCTGTTTTCCTATTTGCTTTTCAATCAAAACTTTTCATTATTTGAAAGTTAAGAAAACATCACTTttgtttttcagaaaataaaccCAAACCTTCCTTgaataatcatcaatgaaagttaaCATATACCTGGCAACACCTTTTGATGGGGTACGGGAAGGACCTCAAAGATCTGAATAAATGTAGTCCAAAGTACCTTTTGTTCGATGAACTGCTGGAGATTTGAAGTTGAGTTTTTTCTGCTTTCCAAACACACAGTGTTTGCAGAACTCTATTTTTTCCAATACTTTGTCTACACAGTAGACCTCTTTTGCTGAGGATGGAAAAACCCTTTTCACTCATATGACCCAATCGCATATGCCACAATTTGGTGATGTTAGGATCAAGTTGATTTGAAGTGAAAACTGCAGCAGCACCTGTAACAGTGGATCCCAATAAATTGTACAACGTACCTGATCTGTGTACTTTCATGATCACAAGAGCTCTTGAAGATACTTTCAAAACTCCACCTTCACTTGTGTATTTACACCCAAGAGATTCTAGAGTGCCTAATGAAATGAGATTTTTCTTCAAGTCGGGAACATATCTAACATCCGTGAGAGTTCTCACCACACCATCAGGCATTCTAATTCGGACTGTACCTTTACCAAAAATCTTGCAGGGAGTATTGTTGCCCATCAAGACAACTCCACCTCCAACAGATTCGAATGTGTTAAACAAATCTCTATTGGGACACATATGATAAGAACAACCCGAATCCAAAATCCACTCATCGTTagatttaaaactattattagtTGCTATGAATATTATTCCTTCAGACTCATTAGTAGCCACACTTGCTTCGGTGGAGTCAGCATTTTGATgctcatttttgttttctttacgcttttctttgtttttcaacTTATAGCATTCAAAAATGAGATGACCTTTTTTATGACAGTATTTGCACACAACATTTCTAGGTTTAGACTTTGACCTTGATTGAGACCTCTCATTATTTGATTCTTTAGATTGAGACCTCTCATTATTTGATTCTTTCTTATTAGATCTACCTCTTACAAATAATCCTTCCCCATGGGCTGCGCTACTTTCCCCAGTAATATCTCTATCTATTTGTTCCTTTTTATTTAAGATAGATTTGATTTCTCCGTAAGAGATATTATCCTTTCCATAAAGCATAGTATCTCTAATATGCTTAAATAATTGAGGTAAGGAAATAAGTAATAAGACGGCTTGGTCTTCATCATTAACTTCAACGTCTATATTGCTTAAATCCATAAGAATagaatcaaaatcatcaagatgTGAGAGTATAGAGGTACCTTCTACCATACGAAATGTGTAAAGCTTTTGCTTCAGGTAAAGTTGATTTTCCACTGTCCTCTTCATATACAAGGCTTTTAGTTTTTCCCATGTGCCTTTCGCTGTGGTTTCTACATATTTCACGTAAAACCTCATTTGAGAGATTTAGAATAATACCTGATTTTGCCTTTTTGTCTATGACAACAAATTCTTCGTCCGTCATTTTTTCGGCTTCTTCTCATTTCCTTCTAGTGTCATATCTAAGCCATCCTGAATTAAGATAGCTTCCATCTTTAATTGCCACATCCCGAAGTTTGCACTTCGATCAAATTTCTCAACGTAAGTCTTTGTTATAGTCATTTTGGCTACTGAAAAATAACCTGGTTAGAttcagctctgataccaatttgttaggaTCGAGAACCCGGTTATTGCAGAATTTAGCCAAATAATGTTATGATGACAATAACAAAGACAATAACAAGTTGATAGTAACAGtacttaaagaaaaaataaatgagacaCAAATTTAATGTGGTTCGATCAGTGTGGCCTACGTCCACGAGGGGAGAGGAACAACTTCATTATATCAACAAGAGTACAATAGAGAGATTACAAAATTAGAGTAGTCACTCTAATTAACCCAAATATCCTAAGGGAAAACCTCACAAGATCACTCCAAAAGAAATGACTCACACAAAGTATTTCCCAACACCAACTCTCTTCTTAACTTAATACTCTAATAGGAAGGAAGAATAAATACAAGAGAATGAAAGAGAACTCTTGTAATTTGATGTGTATTACGATTGAGAAAGAAGGTCTCTCTATATAGAGATGAAAATGGAAACAAGTAGTAACTTTGTTTGAACAAGAAGCAACTTGTTTGAACAAGTAGCAATCTTGTTTgacaaatccaaaaaataatcttCCACAAGTATTTGGTAGGAACTTCCTTTGACAAAGTAAGAGTGAATCAAACAAGGGTCACATTAcattatgtatatgaatcgggagagagtaaagtaattaaggaAGTTACTTATACTTTTTTTAAACTTGAAGCCCACCTAATTGAGTAGTTTGTCCATTTTATGTCGTAACTGCGAGATTCCGTGATTCTGTCTCCTGTATATCCGAaacatttattattatataaaatgtcTTGCACGCAAACAAATGCGGTTCTATGGTGTAGTGGTTAGCACTCTGGACTTTGAATCCAGCGACCTGGGTTCGACTCCCGGTAGGacctatttttttctcatttttgtattctttttgttcagcaagggtctatcggaaacagtcccTATATTTCAGTTCTGAGATAGTAGTAATGGACAGCATATGTTATTAATATTGTtgctatattttcttttcttttcattttttgaattCTTTCACAATTACAAATACGACATGGACctgttttttttctcatttttgtattctttttgttCAGtaagggtctattggaaacagtccCTATATTTCAGTTCTGAGATAGTAGTAATGGACAACATATGTtattaatattgttgttatattttcttttcttttcattttttgaattctttttcaCAATTACGAATACGACATGTGAGAAATATGGTAAAAAGGAATATTTGGTCCTGAATTATAAGCCTTCTAATAGGAAAGTATGACAGTCTAGCATCAGCGTAAAAGGTTAGAAGATAGTAGAGTATTATCTTTCCCACGCCTAGTTCTTCCCCCGGACCTGTAGTGGAGCTTGTCCCCTGCCCTAGGCCTATTGAGATTGAGTTTCCTTCACCAATAATTTTATTAGGCAGGGCCTATTGAGATTGAGTTTTCTTCaccaataattttattattaatttcctactatcttttcttaaaaaagatCTTACTATTACTTCTTGTTTTCTTAGCTTCggttattatatttttgttgctgTAGTTGTTCTCTTTTCTATTGTTTTAAACATAACTATTGTATTTCATttacatatgttttacttaagccgagaaattatcaaaaagagTCTCTGCTCAGTAAGGCTGCAGGCTGCGCTCACACCACCCTCCACTGACGCCATGGATATGTTATTCTTGTTTCTAATTAATAAGATATTCGTCTTCTAAACCTCATTTGACATATCAAACACTTGCATTTTAcgaaaagaaaagcaagaaaggAGGTCTCTCCAATATGCAGCAACAATTTCAGTTCCAATTAGATTGATCTCTATTAGGGGGGAAATGAAGTAGCATTATTAATACACTCCTACAATAGAGTAATGTGAAATTTATGTTTTATACTACACAGAAATGTACAAAATAAGCTCTAATGGTCATGAGATCCTTTAAGAGAAGTTGCAAGAACTTCGGTGCTCATTCTAAACTAGCTTGTCCATGCTCTTAAAACTGTTAAACCCCGAGGTTTCTCCACCCAGCATatttttgataaatgagaaatccCTGAGAGCCAGCTATCACGCGGTTCAGAACTTAATGGATAATAGATCCGACCAAGATTTTGTCTGCAGCAAGGTTCAAACTCGTGATGTGAGCCTAACCTACATATCAACATTGGTTCAGAGGAAGAGCGAGACTATGGTTGAGATATCTCTGCCTTGGCAAGCGCCTCGTTCTCTTTCCCCACCCCGTTAGACTTTTTTCCTCGAGCCCCGAATCAGTAGAACAAGGCTGGATTACTGGGGGCGTGCAATCTGCAAGAATTGTTGGAGAGGGATCAGCAATTGCTAATCGCCGCCTTCCCCTGCCACTCTTGCCGGTTTTCCTGTGTGATAAGCTAAACTGCCAAGAAGATCCACTAGCTTTAAACAGCTCTTCAAAGGCCAGAATATCCTTCTTCACCTCATACCTCGACAAGGAAATAATACCAGGAAGAACATCCCTCTGGAAATCTCTCCGTTGCCTGCCCCTTCTTGCTTGCCCCCTTCGAGGCCCTTTTGGTAAGGTAGTGGCCACCGTTTCTTCGTCTTTATGGCTCTCCATTGTTGGCATTTTGTAGGAATACTCTTCTTCCTTCATATCTTCCAGCGTGAGTGTCATGAACTCAAAGTAATCAAAGCAATCGGGAATGGATTCCTCATCAAACTCGGACATTGTACCTGAGTTGATTTTTCTAGCAATGCTTTCTTGGTCACTACTGTGAGAGGAGGCAAACTCAGCAAACCAGTTGAGGCTGTCACTAGGTTCAGTTTGCAACACATGATTCATTTCTCTGTTTACACCAGACATTGAGATGGAAATTATAGACTCTGCAGCAATCCTCATGGCTTCTTCATTCGATTTATTAGATTCTTCTAATGTATGTTTAGAATTCACACATTCTTCTTCGGATTCAAGAACTGCGGGAGCCTCTAAATCTATCTCAGTGGTTGCAATCCTCACCACAGCCTGAAGAAGAGGAGGTGCTGATGGTGCCTCTTCTTCATCAAAAGACAAGTTCAAATCAATCTGATACCTTAAACCAGAAACATGACCATTTAGTCCTTTTTCTTGAACAAAATCCTTAGCTTCCACCTGCTTTCTAGAAAGAGTCTCATATCCAGAAGTGTTTGCGGCAGTAACAGAGTCAACATCTGGAAAAGTGGCCTTGGAGAGAGCATGTGCTGCATGCGAGTCCTTAGAGGGACTGAAAATTGGAACACCGAAAATTGTCCTAATTTTAGTGTTGTCTGTAACTTCAGTCTTCTGGCACTCAGAATCATTGGTGGATCTCGATGACATGGTTTCCCGTCTCGGATATATAAATTGGGAGGAGCTGACTGATGTATCTTCTCTTCTGAAAAACTGCTGAGAATAATTCTGCAAGGAGTCCAGATTTAAGTGATAACAACTTTCCGTCCCTTTAGTCTGCTCTACACTTTCCTGTGATTTCACCCTTAACCAAGGCAATGTCTCCCTGGAGTTTTCCTGCTTCCTTTGACAATCTCCAGATACATGCGTTTTGCCAGCTGCTTCAGTTTGAGAAACACAGGAAGTTTCTCTGGCATTCTTAAATCCAGCAGAATTACAATCCAAGTCATTCACACGTTCACAAGTTTTTGTCCAATCTTGTTTAGCATTTAGCTGAGATCTTTTACAAAGAACATTTTGGTATGGAAGCACATTCTTTGAACTTGAATGTGATCTGACATCACTTCCCATATGCATATTGCCTCGATTAGCCTCAAGGTCTCGCAGAAGTTCAGTATAACTCTGAGAAAGTGGTTTAGACTTATGAGTGGAAGTTTGCATGATGGAAAAGCTAGCCGATTGTATTTGATTTTCTTCATGAATTTCAACCCCAAAGATAGTCCTTTTCTTCTGGTGTTcattcttgatgttcttaaagAGAGTGTGCTTGAAAGGTTCATGACCTTGTGATGACTGAAAGGCTTTAGGTAAATTTTCGGCTGTTTCAAGTCTTCCAGAAGATCTGTTATCTGGTTGCTTTTGCTCTGTAACAAGAAGATCGAAATCAAAACAGAAAGTAGTAGCAAGATATTAATATAAAATACGAATGCAGTAAATCAAATAAAGAGGTGTCACTCAACAAGAGGTCTTTCTGTGACTATGACGGTATCCCTTTCTGCTCCTACTTTTTTTAGTTCATCTAAACATTCATACTGCAACTCATCGAACAAATAGCTCAGCAAGAAAAAGTCTCAACAAGAATTAAATTTGTAGACCGGAAAGGTAGCAGACACATAGTAAGTCTTTCTTTTATATCCCTATATAGAAAGGACACAACATATGAAAATCCACTATTTGTCCAGAAAGTTACTTTGGAAGTATCATCAGATACTAGCTAAAAAATCTTCTTTAGCGGTTTATCCTCCTTTCAAATGAAACATATGAAAAGTTATTGTCTACTAACACAGTTGAAAGGTGAAAAGACGGGTTTACATCAAGAAAACAATCTTACCAGCATTTAACTTAAACATTAACTGCTCTTCTCCCTTCCTGCAAGGCCGGTGGTTGAGGCAAATTCCACCAATCCTTTCCTTGAGTGGCGTTGCAGAGAACTTCGCCCCGTCATAGCTGTCACCCTCAAGGAAAGCAACGCTGCTTATATTCATATCCGGCACCAAAGGAGGATCTTCTTCAAGTGGTAGAGGTTTATTTAAGTCAGCCAGTTCATCAGTCCTTTTTGAGGATTTAGCTCTGTCGAAATCAGCATCAGAACGGAATTCTAAAGCACTGGCGATAGGTGCCTTTGCATCTCTACTTTGGGGGATCTGATAAATTCTCTCAGCAGGGTTCCCTTGAACGTCCGGTGATTCCCATTGTTTCGTAGTAGAGTGTTTTTCTTTGTTATTCGTGCACTCATTAACTACATATCTAGAGCCGAACATTTTTCTCTGGAACAAACTGCTACCAGGCTGGTGAGATTCacattcttttgaactttttgtGACATGGGGGGAGAAATTAATGGACCTGCCATCGGTCTCTATAAAATCAAAGGACGATTGGTTCTTAGAAGCACCTTTAATTGATAGCTGGCCAGCTATAGAATCCAATGAAGGAAAATGAGATAATGAGGGACTTGACTGTAATATCTTTGTTCGACTGTCACGCATTTCTTTGCTTTGATGTTCATTCATTAAATCTCTTTGTCTTCTGTATATCCGGTGAAGTTCTTGGAGCTGCACAGGTAAACCACATCAAAATCACAAAATGTTAAAAATACGATCTCTTTATTCAGTCCTTCATATAAATGAAACAACTCGAGTGAGAAAACGATTACAAGTCACCATACCTGATGCCTAAAAACTGTTTCATGCTTCAAAATAGTCTGCCTCATTTTTTCTTTGTCACATTCAAAATATCCATCAATTGGTTGCGGGGACAAAACTGAATCAGTGCACTGACTTCTTTTCCTCGacttattttcatgatttgggaGCCATGGGATGTTAGTTCCATTGTTATTTAGATCACTCGTGGAGCAAAATCCCGGCAAATATGCCTTACATTGTACTTTAGTGCCCATTCCTGCAATCATACAAGGGTGGAAAAATGATTAGGCTAGCAAAACAATCAAACACAAAGGAAAATCTAGTCGATTGATACATCTTCAGATCACGAAAAATGCCTCCATTATACTTCTTTTGTTACTTTTCGAGCCTCAAGCatagttgttttcttttaatAGAACAAGTGCAAATATACAGAATTAGAGAGCTAATGCATTCATTTGTAACTGCTATCTCTTTGCACACCAGAAAGAACGTTTGCGGACATACAATCATACAGGAGGCCAAGTGAGAAATACCTCAGGCACGATTCACACTGTCAAATTGCCAGTGAGGTCCAACATTTACAGAAATTATTACCAAGATCAAAGTTTTATCTCCAAAGTAAGACATGCCTATAAAAGCTCTCTAAGAATGGAGATGAAAGAAACATATCAGCACCTGCTTTCATTTGACTGCTTGGCAAGTATATCATGGCTCGAACATTatgttcaaaaatattaaatgtcaCTTTAGTATATtctatatatctttaatttaaaaccacaagatttaaactccgtgtcaagtcaaaatcaaGTAAACAAATTGAAACAGTAGCAGTATCAGTCTGTGCATTATCTGAaactccgtgtcaagtcaaaatcaaGTAAACAAATTGAAACAGTGGGAGTATCAGTATGTGCATTATCTGTGATTATTTCTGGCTATTCTATCAACTGCAGGTTGAGATGGCCTACAAGGTAACTATCTACAGTGATAATTTTGTAACCTAATAAGTACAGTAAATAACAATTAAATAACTCAAGTCAATATTTTGGAAATGAAGGCAATGCAATCTATGACCAATCTTGAggattggtcaaacaaattaatTCCATAAGAATTCCTATTTTCAATTTTACCCACAAAAGGTATGATGTATCAGTAAAAAAACTTCTGGTCCAATTTTCCAATTCTCTCATACTTTCTTCCTTTCAAGCAATCAAAACATTTAAGATCAAATCCAAcatgaaaactcaaaaataaaaacagaaacaaaaacttaaaaaacaaGTAAACAACATATAAGAAAGTAACGAGAAACTTGTAAATTACCTCAAAAAAACTCTGCTAATTCCTCCTCTTCACTACTTGAAAATTTTGAGTCTCAGAATCCTTTTAAGAATTCTTTGTTCAGCTGAAATTCCCTTTTAATAAATTTCCAcaaatccaaaaccaaaaaaGCAACAACCTTTGTGTTGTCACTAAAGAAACCTTAAGACAAAAAACATCACATCCATAAATCAAGAATTCAGTTAAGAACACCAtataatactttaaaaaaaaaaaaaaaaaaaaagtaccctTCTGCTGGTCCAGTGTGATCAAATCAAAAGAAGCTACATGTTAGAGAGATCCCATGTAAGATTAAGATCTCTTTCTCTTTCTACATAGAAAAAAATGAAGTCTTTGGAAAAAGCAATGACTTCAAAAATGTCAACATGTGGTCTCTTTGTTATTCTCatactatgttttttttttctctctttttcactTTTCAATCATTTCTTTACCCAATTGGCTATCTATTTTTGATAGTTATATGAGTAACAACAAAGTatctaaatgaataaaatatttgacagatttttatttttttttctgggCTTTTGAGGAAGTGAAAGACATAGGTATTTGTAGCACATTTTCTAGATTCTCTGTGACCCTCCTCTCTTGTTGGGTGccacataatttaatttatatttctttcTTGACAACTACTTCAGAtaattttgtatcattattttattattctcaCAATATTTTGATGTACAGTAACAGATAATTTGCTTTAT comes from Capsicum annuum cultivar UCD-10X-F1 chromosome 2, UCD10Xv1.1, whole genome shotgun sequence and encodes:
- the LOC107860493 gene encoding uncharacterized protein LOC107860493 — its product is MGTKVQCKAYLPGFCSTSDLNNNGTNIPWLPNHENKSRKRSQCTDSVLSPQPIDGYFECDKEKMRQTILKHETVFRHQLQELHRIYRRQRDLMNEHQSKEMRDSRTKILQSSPSLSHFPSLDSIAGQLSIKGASKNQSSFDFIETDGRSINFSPHVTKSSKECESHQPGSSLFQRKMFGSRYVVNECTNNKEKHSTTKQWESPDVQGNPAERIYQIPQSRDAKAPIASALEFRSDADFDRAKSSKRTDELADLNKPLPLEEDPPLVPDMNISSVAFLEGDSYDGAKFSATPLKERIGGICLNHRPCRKGEEQLMFKLNAEQKQPDNRSSGRLETAENLPKAFQSSQGHEPFKHTLFKNIKNEHQKKRTIFGVEIHEENQIQSASFSIMQTSTHKSKPLSQSYTELLRDLEANRGNMHMGSDVRSHSSSKNVLPYQNVLCKRSQLNAKQDWTKTCERVNDLDCNSAGFKNARETSCVSQTEAAGKTHVSGDCQRKQENSRETLPWLRVKSQESVEQTKGTESCYHLNLDSLQNYSQQFFRREDTSVSSSQFIYPRRETMSSRSTNDSECQKTEVTDNTKIRTIFGVPIFSPSKDSHAAHALSKATFPDVDSVTAANTSGYETLSRKQVEAKDFVQEKGLNGHVSGLRYQIDLNLSFDEEEAPSAPPLLQAVVRIATTEIDLEAPAVLESEEECVNSKHTLEESNKSNEEAMRIAAESIISISMSGVNREMNHVLQTEPSDSLNWFAEFASSHSSDQESIARKINSGTMSEFDEESIPDCFDYFEFMTLTLEDMKEEEYSYKMPTMESHKDEETVATTLPKGPRRGQARRGRQRRDFQRDVLPGIISLSRYEVKKDILAFEELFKASGSSWQFSLSHRKTGKSGRGRRRLAIADPSPTILADCTPPVIQPCSTDSGLEEKSLTGWGKRTRRLPRQRYLNHSLALPLNQC